AGTTTTCCTGTAATAATGTTCATAAAGGTGGATTTACCTTCACCATTAGCCCCGATCAGACCAATATGTTCGCCCTTCAAGAGGCGGAATGAAACGTCGTTAAAGATAGCACGGTCACCAAAACCGTGACTTAATTTTTCTACATTTAATATGCTCATTCATGACACCTTTTCTATATAGACTTAATTCTTTGTATATTATAAGCGTTATATCCTGCACAACTCAACGCCATATTAAAAAATATTGCACCTTTTTGTCTGAAATTTGCCTTATATGAAAGTATGGGTTAAAATTTTGCCTTAACGAATTACTACTATATAGAACGGAGCTCCCACAGGAGCATCAGGTGAAAAATATGATTGAAGTGAAACAATCCAAGTTGGGCGATGGTGGTGAGTTTAACCGCGGGGTATTTGCTACCGTTGATATTGCCAAAGGAACGCTTATCCATCAGGCACCCGTTGTGCCTTACCCAAATGAAGATCATGAGCATGTCGAAAAAACGATTTTGGAAGATTACGTGTTCGAATATGGGGCGAATCATACCGCCATTCTGCTCGGCTACGGCAGTCTGATCAACCACTCCTATGAACCTAACGCTACTTATGATATCAATTTTGATAACCACACCTTTGACTTCTACGCGTATACAGACATCAAAGCTGGCGAAGAAATCGTAATCAATTACAACGGTGAGGAAGACAGTATGGACCCGTTATGGTTCCTGGACGATTACGAGGAGCGTATGCTTGAGTTCAATAAGTCCAATGATGATGAGGGTGAAAAAAAGACCAACCCCCAGTCCCTCGATACGGACACGAGTAAATAAACGTTAAACTCAAGTAAAGTTCGCAAGCACTCTCGTTGTATGTGCCAAAAAAACTCACTGAACCCGGTGAATGATGAAATGAGTAAACGGGAAACTTTTCACAGTCCAAAGTTTAAACACACAAATAAGCAAGTCCTCCGTTAATGGAAGACTTGCTTATTTGTGTTGTCTTGCTTTCTAAGCCAGATACACCTGTTCATGTTTCATTGTTTATCGTGCCTCTGAACATGTTTTAATCCGTAATCGGCGGATCTGTATGCAAGTCTTGATCGGGTGTCGTG
The nucleotide sequence above comes from Paenibacillus sp. W2I17. Encoded proteins:
- a CDS encoding SET domain-containing protein, producing the protein MIEVKQSKLGDGGEFNRGVFATVDIAKGTLIHQAPVVPYPNEDHEHVEKTILEDYVFEYGANHTAILLGYGSLINHSYEPNATYDINFDNHTFDFYAYTDIKAGEEIVINYNGEEDSMDPLWFLDDYEERMLEFNKSNDDEGEKKTNPQSLDTDTSK